Part of the Cloacibacterium caeni genome is shown below.
TTCATCGTATTGGATTGATGCTTTTACAGCTTCAGTTTCTAGAGTTATTCTCTCATCAGAGAATAACATGAAATGATAAATTAATATCTTAGAAGCTTCAGTTAAAGCATTTTGAGGGGTGATAGAACCATCCGTCTCAATGTCTAATACAAGTTTTTCGTAGTCTGTTTTTTGCTCTACACGATAGTTTTCAATGCTATATTGAACTTTCTTAATAGGAGTAAAGATAGAGTCAATTGCAATCGTTCCTATAGGTGCATTGTTAGATTTGTTTTGTTCTGAAGGAACATAACCTCTTCCTTTGTCGATGTTGAAATTCATTTCGAAAGACACCTCTTTTGTCAAGTTGCAGATTACTAAGTCTGGATTAAGTACCTCGAAGTTATTCATCGAGCTAGCAAAATCACCTGCAGTGATCACTTCTTTACCAGAAATTTTCACACTTACTTGTTCTGCTGATGCGTTTTCTACTTTTGCTTTAAGTCTTAATTGCTTAAGGTTAAGGATGATTTCCGTAACATCTTCTATTACACCTGGAATTGTTGAAAATTCGTGCTCTACTCCTTCTATTTTGATAGATGTGATAGCATATCCTTCTAGAGAAGAAAGTAAAACTCTTCTCAAAGCATTACCGATAGTAAGTCCGAATCCTGGCTCTAATGGTCTAAATTCGAATTGACCTTTGAAATCCGTAGAATTAAGTAGAATTACTTTGTCGGGTTTTATGAATTGTAAAATTGCCATAATATTGGGTTGAGCAAAAATTTGATTAAAATTATTTAGAGTATAATTCGACGATTAGCTGTTCTTTGATATCTTCAGGGATCTGAATTCTTTCAGGAGCTGAGATAAAAGTACCTTCTTTCTTTTCGTCGTTAAATTGTAACCATTCATAAGATGATTTAGAAGCTAATGAATCAGCAATTACTTCTAGAGATTTAGATTTTTCTCTAATAGCGATTACGTCACCTGCTTTTAATAAATATGAAGGGATGTTTACAATTTCTCCGTTTACTGTTACGTGTCTGTGAGAAACTAACTGTCTAGCACCAGCTCTGGTTTTAGAAAAACCAAATCTGTATACTACGTTATCTAATCTAGATTCACATAATTGTAAAAGAACCTCACCTGTAACGCCTTTGCTTCTGTGCGCTTTATCGAAAAGGTTAGCAAATTGTCTTTCTAAGATACCGTAAGTATATTTAGCTTTTTGTTTTTCAGCTAACTGTACAGCATATTCAGATTTTTTAGCACCTCTTCTTTTGTTAGGTCCGTGTTGTCCTGGTGGTTGATTTTTTCTTTTTTCGAAACTTTTATCGTCTCCGTAAATTGCAGCACCAAATTTACGTGCAATTTTAGTTTTTGGTCCAATATATCTTGCCATAGGTTAAATTTCTAAAAATTAAACTCTTCTTCTTTTAGGTGGTCTACATCCATTGTGTGGCATAGGAGTCACGTCAATGATTTCTGAAACTTCAATTCCTGAATTGTGAATAGATCTGATTGCAGATTCTCTACCTGCACCTGGACCTTTTACAAACACCTTTACTCTTCTTAAACCAGCTTCGTAAGCTACTGAAGAGCAATTTTCTGCAGCCATTTGAGCTGCGAATGGAGTATTCTTTTTAGAACCTCTGAATCCCATTTTACCGGCAGAAGACCAAGAAATTACTTCTCCGTTTTTGTTTGTCAAAGAAATAATAATATTATTGAAAGAAGCTTGGATATGTGCTTCACCAATAGCTTCTACTTTTACTTTTCTTTTTTTAACTACTTTAGTTTGTTTTGCCATAATTCTAATCTAAAGATTATTTACTTGCTTTTTTCTTGTTAGCAACTGTTTTTCTCTTTCCTTTACGGGTTCTAGAATTGTTTTTCGTTCTTTGGCCTCTTAAAGGTAATCCCAGTCTGTGACGTATTCCTCGTTGGCAACCTATGTCCATCAATCTCTTGATATTCAATTGCACTTCAGAACGTAATTCACCTTCTACTTTGATGTTTTCAGTGATGTAATTTCTGATTGCAGCCAATTCATCGTCATTCCATTCGTTGACTTTCTTGTCTTCGCTGATACCGGCATTTTTAAGGATTTCAGAAGCTGTGCTTCTACCAATTCCGTAAATGTAAGTTAAACCGATAACGCCTCTTTTGTTTTTTGGTAAATCAATACCTGAAATTCTCGCCATAATTTAATTTTAGCCTTGTCTTTGTTTAAATTTTGGGTTCTTCTTGTTAATAATGTACAATCTGCCTTTTCTTCTTACGATTTTGCAATCTGCACTTCTTTTTTTAATTGATGCTCTAACTTTCATTAGTATTTAATTTAATATCTAAATGTTATTCTTCCTTTTGATAAATCATAAGGAGAGAGTTCTAATTTTACCTTGTCTCCTGGTAAAAGTTTTATGTAATGCATTCTCATTTTCCCTGAAATGTGAGCGATGAGAACATGCCCATTTTCCAGTTCCACACGGAACATGGCGTTAGATAGTGCTTCCACTATAACGCCATCTTGTTCTATATGTTTTTGTTTTGCCATAGATGTTTTTTATAAGTTTGATGTTCTAGATAATTTAGATTGCATCAATCCATCATAGTGATGGTTCAACAAATACGTGTTGATTTGCTGAACTGTATCTAAAATTACTCCTACCATGATCAATAATGAAGTTCCTCCGAAAAAATGGGAGAATCCTTCAGTCTGAACAAAGCCTCCATGCACTAAAGCTGGAAGGATTGCAAAGATAGATAAAAAAACCGCACCCGGCAAGGTTATTTTAGATAAAATATCATCTAAGTAATTTGCAGTCTCTTGTCCTGGTCTTACTTTCGGTATTAAACCTCCATTTCTCTTTAAGTCATCTGCCATTTGATTCACTGGAATAGTGATGGCTGTGTAGAAATAAGAGAAGATGATAATTAAAATTACTAGTAATACATTATACTGCCAGCTGAATGGATTTTTGAATCCTGCTAAGAAAGTATTGGTATCATCGAATTTAGTTAACAAACCAGGAACAAACATTAATGCTTGTGCGAAAATTAGTGGCATTACTCCAGATGCATTTACTTTTAGAGGAATCCATTGTCTTGCTCCTTGTAATAAATTTCTGTTTGCACCACCTGTTGCGTGAGCTCTACTTACATACTGAATAGGAATTTTTCTTACCGCAACTGAAAGTACAATTGCTAATAAGATTACCACCAACCAGAATAAAACCTCGATGAGGATCATGATGCTTCCTAAACCTCCGTTTCCTGTTTGAGTAGTAAATTCTTGTAAAAATGCAGTTGGTAAACCAGCTAGAATCCCTACCATGATTAAGATAGAAATCCCGTTACCAATGCCTTTATCTGTAATTTTTTCTCCTAACCACATTGCAAAGATAGAACCTGCAACTAATATCACTACACTTGGAACATAAAATGCAATAGATTGCGGATCAATATAATACGCAGATCTAAATTGTTCGTAAGGTAAAAAAACCTGTGTAATAGTACCTAGGTAAAATGGTGCTTGTACGAGACAAACACCTATTGTTAACCATCTTGTAATTTGATTTAAGGTTTTTCTACCACTTTCACCATCTTTCTGAAGTTTCTGTAAATAAGGAATTGCCATTCCCATAAGCTGCACAATAATAGATGCAGAAATGTACGGCATGATTCCTAGAGCCATGATTGAAGCATGACTGAAAGCTCCTCCAGTAAATGATGATAATAGACCTAATAGACCTGCAGCTTGTTTACCGCCACCTTGTTTTTGAAAATGATCTAATAAATTTCCTACTTCTGCCATGTTAATAGCTGGTAGAGAAATATAAGAAGCAAATCTATATACTAGAATCAAAGAAAGAGTGACAATAATCTTGTCCCTCAATTCTTGTAAACTCCAGATGTTTTTAAGTGTTTGAATAAAACCTTTCATTTGTTTTTATTAAAGAGTGATCGCTTTACCTCCTGCTTTAGAGATTGCCTCTTCAGCAGATTTAGTGAATTTGTTAGCAGAAATAGAAACAGAAGATTTAAGTTCTCCTCTACCCATAATTTTCACTAATTCATTTTTAGAAGATAAACCATTTTCTACCAATACTTCTTTAGTAACTTCAGAAAGATTTTTAGCGTCTACTAATGCTTGAATAGTATCTAGATTAATAGCTCTGTATTCTTTTCTGTTAATGTTATTAAATCCGAATTTTGGTAATCTTCTTTGTAAAGGCATTTGACCACCTTCAAAACCTATTTTCTGTGAGTAACCAGCTCTTGATTTTTGACCTTTGTGACCTTTTGTAGATGTACCACCTTTGCCACTACCTTGTCCTCTACCTACTCTTTTTGAATTATGAGTAGCTCCAGATGCTGGTTGAATATTATTTAAATTCATTTTTGTTAAAATTTAATTAGTTTTCCTGTACTTCTACTAAATGTCTCACTGCTGCTACCATACCTAAGATAGATGGAGTAGCTTCGTGTTCTACAACTTGGTTTAATTTTTTAAGACCAAGAGCTACTAAAGTATCTTTTTGTACTTTAGGTCTTTTGATAGCACTTCTTACTTGTTTGATTTTAATTGTTGCCATGATATAAAAAATTAACCGTTAAACACTTTAGTTAAAGAAATTCCTCTCATTCTTGCAATTTCTTCTGGTCTTCTGATATCTAACAATGCTTTGAAAGTTGCCTTTACCACATTGTGAGGGTTAGAAGAACCTTTAGATTTTGAAAGTACATCATGTACTCCTGCAGATTCTAGTACCGCTCTTACCGCACCACCTGCGATTAATCCTGTACCGTGAGAAGCTGGTCTTAAGAAGATATCAGCACCACCGTATCTAGCAGAAGTTTGGTGAGGGATTGTATGATTCATTACAGGAACTTTCACTAAATTTTTCTTAGCATCTTCTACTGCTTTAGCAATAGCAGAAGCAACTTCTTTAGATTTACCTAAACCGAAACCGATTACTCCGTCTTCATTACCTACTACTACGATTGCAGAAAATCCGAAAGCTCTACCTCCTTTGGTTACTTTAGTTACTCTGTTTACGGCAACTAGACGATCTTTAAGTTCTAGACCACCTGGTTTTACTCTTTCTATATTATCTAATCCTAACATAATTTTTTAATTTTTAAAATTTCAAACCACCTTCTCTAGCACCGTCTGCAAGAGCTTTTACTCTACCGTGATATACGAAACCGTTTCTATCAAAAACTACTTTTTCAAATCCAGCAGCTAAAGCTTTTTCAGCAATTTTCTTACCTACTGCAGTTGCAACTTCAGTTTTAGTTCCATTAGCATCTACTCCTTTCTCTCTAGAAGAAGCAGCTACTAAAGTTTTACCTTCTTTATCGTCAATTAATTGAGCGTAGATTTCTTTGTTACTCTTGTAAACAGAAAGTCTTGGCGCTGAAGAAGTTCCAGAGATTTTGCCTCTTACTCTTCTTTTAATTCTATCTCTTTTTTGTACTTTTGTTAATGCCATTGTCTTAATTTTTAAGCAGATTTACCAGCTTTACGTCTAATTATTTCACCAACGAATTTCACACCTTTACCTTTGTATGGTTCTGGTTTTCTGAATGAGCGAATTTTAGCAGCCACCATTCCCAATAATTGTTTGTCATAAGAAGACAAAGTGATGATTGGGTTTTTACCTTTTTCTGTTAAAGTATCTACTGTGATTTCTTTTGGAAGATCTAGTACGATACCGTGAGAGAAACCTAGAGCTAATTCTAGTTTTTGACCAGAGTGAGATGCTCTATAACCTACCCCTACTAATTCTAATTTTTTGGTGAAACCTTCAGAGGTTCCTACCACCATATTATTGATTAACGCTCTATAAAGACCGTGTAATGCTTTATGATTTTTAGCTTCAGATGGTCTGTTTACAGTGATTTTACCATCTTCTTGCTCAAGAGTAATTCCGCCTGTAATTTCTTGAGAAAGTTCTCCTTTAGGACCTTTCACAGTTACTACATTATCGTTTACAGTAACTGTAACACCTGCAGGAATTTCTATAATTGATTTACCAATTCTTGACATTTCTTCCTAATTTTTACAATTAATAAACATAGCAGATTACTTCGCCACCTACTTTTTCTTCTCTGGCTTTCTTATCAGTCATTACTCCCTTAGAAGTAGAGATGATAGCTACACCTAAACCGTTTAATACTCTTGGTAATTCTTCTGTACCAGCGTATTTTCTCAAACCTGGTCTAGAAGCTCTTTGGATAGACTTAATAGCCGGTTTGTTAGTTTGCTTATCATATTTCAAAGCGATTTTGATAGTCCCTTGAACAGCGTTATCTTCAAACTTGTAGTTTAAGATGTAACCTTGATCAAATAAGATTTTCGTAATCTCCTTTTTGATTTTTGATGCAGGAATTTCCACCACTTTGTGGCCTGCGCTTTGTGCGTTCCTTACTCTAGTTAGGAAATCTGAAATTGGATCTGTTACCATTTTTTTATTTTAAATTATTATTGGTGAATGATATTCAGTATTGCAGATGGCTTTTAATTTTGAGGCTAAAAGCCATAAGCAACTTAAATATCTTGATTAAAAACTAATTGTTACCAACTTGCTTTTTTAACTCCCGGGATAAGACCATTGTTAGCCATTTCTCTGAAAGTAACTCTCGAAATACCGAAAGTTCTCATGTAACCTCTTGGTCTTCCTGTTAATTTACATCTGTTGTGTAATCTTACAGGAGAAGCGTTTTTAGGTAATTTCTGAAGTGCTTCATAATCACCTGCTTCTTTTAGGGCAGCTCTTTTAGCAGCATATTTAGCAACTAGTGCTTCTCTTTTGCGCTCACGCGCTTTCATTGATTCTTTTGCCATTTCTTAGTTCTTTTTAAACGGTAAACCGAAATGAGTTAATAATGCTTTTGCTTCTTTGTCAGTTTTAGCAGTAGTAACGAAAGTGATGTCCATCCCTTGGATTTTTTTCACTTTGTCGATCACGATTTCTGGGAAGATAATTTGCTCAGTAATCCCTAAGTTGTAATTACCTCTACCATCGAAACCATCGGCTTTGATACCGTTAAAATCTCTAATTCTTGGTAAAGCAGATGACGTAAGTCTATCTAAAAATTCGTACATTTTTTCTGCTCTAAGCGTTACTCTTGCACCAACTGGCATCCCTTTTCTTAATTTGAAAGCTGCCTCGTCTTTTTTAGATAAAGTTCCTACTGCTTTTTGACCAGTGATAGCTGTAAGTTCTTCTACTGCATAGTCTACGATTTTTTTGTCTGCAGTTGCAGCACCTAAACCTTGAGACACAACAATTTTTTCTAATTTAGGTACTTGCATGATAGATTTGTACCCAAATTCTTCCATCATTGCTGGAACAATTTTTTCTGTATATAATTTTTTGGGTCTTGCTACGTATTCCATAATTAGATTTCTTTACCTGTTGTTTTAGCAATTCTTACTTTTTTATCACCTTCTACTTTATACGCTACTTTAGTAGCTTTTCCGTTTGCATCTACTAGAGATACGTTAGAAATATTAATAGATGCTTCTTTTTCTACGATTCCGCCTTGAGGATTAGATGCAGATGGTTTTACGTGTTTTTTAACAACGTTTACACCTGCTACGATAACTCTAGCATCAGCGTTTTCTTTCTTAATCACTTCTAGAACTTCACCTTTACTACCTTTGTTTTTACCAGTAGTAACGATTACGTTATCTCCTCTTTTTATTTTAACTTTTGCCATTTTTTCTAAAATTTTTAAAATTATAATACTTCAGGAGCTAATGAAATGATTTTCATATATTCTTTGTCTCTCAATTCACGAGCAACTGGCCCGAAAACACGAGTTCCTCTCATTTCTCCAGCAGCATTTAGAAGAACGCAAGCATTGTCATCAAATTTGATGTATGAACCATCTTTTCTTCTAACTGCTTTTTTAGTTCTTACGATAACTGCTTTAGATACTTGTCCTTTTTTTGCATTTCCTGATGGAGTAGAATCTTTGATAGTAACTACGATTTTATCACCTACAGAAGCATATCTTCTTCTAGTTCCACCTAGAACTCTGATTACTAGTACTTCTTTTGCACCAGTATTATCAGCAACTTTTAATCTTGATTCGGTTTGTAACATTACTTAGCTCTTTCAATTATACTTACTAATCTCCATCTTTTATTTTTGCTCAAAGGTCTAGTTTCTGTAATTAAAACTTTATCCCCTTCGTTGCACTCATTGTTTTCATCGTGAGCGGTATATTTTTTCGTTTTTAATACGAATTTACCATACATTGGATGTTTCATTCTCATCGTTTCACTAACTACAATGGTTTTTTCCATTTTATTGCTAGAAACGATTCCGATTCTTTCTTTTCTTAAATTTCTTTCCATGATAAAATGAAATTATTGTTTGTTAGTTAACTCAGTTTCAAGTCTTGCGATTGTTCTTCTTAAATCTCTGATTTGAATAGGATTTTCAATCGGGCTAATTCTGTGCGCTAATTTCATTTTCGTGTAATCAGCTTTAAGAGCAGCTAATTGATTTTTAATATCTCCTGCGCTTAGATTTTTGATGTCAGCTTTTTTCATTTTTCAAAGATTATTGAGGTTGAACAAAATCGTTAGCTACTACAAATTTGGTAACTATTGGAAGTTTCTGAGCTGCAAGTCTTAACGCCTCTTTAGCTATTTCATAAGGAACTCCACCTACTTCAAACATAATTTTACCAGGTTTTACTACAGCTACCCAATATTCTACAGCACCTTTACCTTTACCCATCCTTACTTCGGCTGGTTTTTTAGTAATAGGCTTATCTGGAAATATTTTAATCCATAGTTGACCTTCTCTTTTCATATATCTTGTAGCAGCGATACGCGCAGCTTCAATTTGTCTTGCAGTGATCCAAGCACCGTCTATAGCTTTAATTCCGAAAGTTCCATACGCTAATTGAGATCCTCTTTGCGCATTTCCCTTCATTTTCATTTTATGAACACGACGGAATTTCGTTCTTTTAGGTTGTAACATAATTTCTTAAATTTTAGATTTTAGATTTTAGATTTTAAAAAAGTAACGGTGATTTAAAAAATATCCTCTAAAATTTGATTAATTATTTTTTATCTCTTGGTCTTCTGTTGTCTCTTCCACCAGAAGGTCCTTTTTTCTGTTGACCAACAAGTGGAGATAATTCTCTCTTGCCATACACTTCACCTTTCATGATCCAAACTTTCACTCCTAGCTTACCGTACTGAGTAAGTGCTTCACCAATGTGATAATCGATATCTGCTCTGAAAGTAGACAATGGGATTCTTCCTTCTTTGAAAGATTCTGATCTTGCCATTTCAGCTCCGTTTAATCTACCTGAGATTTGAACTTTGATACCTTCTGCACCCATTCTCATAGTGCTGGTCATAGCCATTTTAACAGCTCTTCTGTAAGAAATTCTGTTTTCTATTTGCTTAGCAATACTTTCTGCAACTAGAATTGCGTCTAGTTCTGGTCTTTTGATTTCGAAGATATTGATTTGGATATCTTTATCAGTTATCTTTTTTAATTCTTCTTTTAATTTATCAACTTCTTGACCACCTTTACCGATGATAAGACCTGGTCTTGCAGTAGTGATTGTTACTGTTACTAATTTTAGGGTTCTCTCGATGTAGATTCTAGAGATACCACCTTTAGATAATCTAGCTTCTAGGTATCTTCTGATTTTGTAGTCTTCTGCGATTCTGTCTCCATAATCGTTTCCACCAAACCAGTTAGAATCCCATCCTCTGATGATTCCTAATCTATTACCAATTGGATTTGTCTTCTGTCCCATACCTTTGATTATTGATTATCTTGTTTGTTACCTAATATTAATGTTACGTGGTTAGATCTTTTTCTAATTCTGTAACCTCTACCTTGCGGTGCAGGTCTTAATCTCTTAAGTTGTCTTGCACTGTCTACAAATATTTCTTTTACAAAAAGATTTGCCGCTTCTATGTCAGCACCTTCATTTTTTGCTTGCCAGTTAGCAATTGCAGAAAGAAGAAGTTTTTCTAATTTATTAGAAGCGTCTTTTTTAGAATATTTAAGGATGTATAAAGCTCTGTCTACATTTTCTCCACGGATGATATCAGCAACGAGTCTCATTTTTCTTGGAGAAGACGGACAATTGTTTAATGAAGCTTTTACAACGTCTTTGTTAGCTTCTTTTCTTGCGATTGCGCTATCTTGTTTTCTTGATCCCATGATTATCTGCTACCTTTATTTTTGTTACCAGAGTGTCCTCTGAAAGATCTCGTTGGAGAAAATTCACCTAACTTATGTCCTACCATGTTTTCAGTTACATAAACTGGGATAAAAGATTTCCCGTTGTGTACTGCGATAGTTTGACCTACCATGTCTGGAGAAATCATTGATGCTCTAGACCATGTTTTAATAACTGTCTTCTTATTTTGTTCTATGTTTGCCTGAACCTTCTTTTCTAAATGATGTGCGATGAAAGGTCCTTTCTTAAGTGATCTTGCCATAATTATTTTCTTTTAGATACGATGTAACGGTTAGACACTTTGTTTTTCTTTCTAGTCTTGTAACCTTTAGCTGGTTTACCGTTTCTAGATCTTGGGTGACCACCAGAAGATCTACCTTCACCACCTCCCATTGGGTGATCTACAGGGTTCATAGCTACAGCTCTTGTTCTTGGTCTCTTACCTAACCATCTGCTTCTACCTGCTTTACCAGAAACGGTAAGTTGGTGATCTGAGTTAGATACAGAACCAATCATAGCCATACATTCTACTAAAATCATTCTAGATTCTCCTGAAGGCAATTTAATGATTGCATATTTACCATCTCTAGAAGTTAATTGCGCAGAAGAACCTGCACTTCTAGCAAGGATTGCACCTTGTCCTGGTCTTAGTTCGATGCAAGAGATCACAGTACCTAATGGTATGTTTTTCAATTTCATTGCATTTCCTACTTCAGGTTCTACATTATCTCCAGAAACTACAGTTTGACCTACTTTAATACCGTTTGGAGCAACGATGTATCTCTTTTCTCCATCTGTGTATTCTACTAAAGCGATAAACGCAGTTCTGTTTGGATCATACTCCACAGATAAAACAGTAGCAGCTACATCAAATTTATTTCTTTTGAAATCGATGATTCTGTACTTTTTCTTGTGTCCACCTCCGGTATAACGCATGGTCATTTTACCAGTGTTATTTCTACCTCCTTTTTTAGAAAGTCCTACAGTTAGAGACTTCTCAGGTTTGTTGGTAGTAATTTCTTCAAAATTGTTTACAATTCTGAATCTCTGTCCTGGGGTGATAGGTTTTAATTTTCTAACAGACATTACTATTAATTATATAAAATTATTAATTTGTTGCAAAAATATCAATGGTTTCGCCTTCTACAAGTTGAACCAAAGCTTTCTTCAATTTATTGGTTTTACCAACTTGAAGTCCTTTTTTAGTGTATTTCGAAGAAACTTTAGGAGCATAAATCATTGTTCTTACGTCTTCTACCTTTACACTATAAGCAGCTTCTACAGCTTGTTTGATTTGGATTTTATTAGCTTTAGTATCTACTAAAAACGTATAAACTCCGCTCAATTCTGACTGGCTGTTTGCTTTTTCTGAAATGATTGGTTTAATGATAACTGACATGACTTATTTTCTTAAATTTTCTTGAAATTTTTCTACAGCACCTTCGAAGAATACTACTTCACCAGCATTAACTAAGTCATAAGAAGAAATCTCATTATAAGTTAAAACTTTTACTTTCGGTAAGTTTCTTGAAGATAAATATACGTTCTTGTTTGTTTCAGCAAGCACGAATAATGCTTTTTTGCCTTCCAAACCTAATGCATTAAATACATTGATGAAATCTTTAGTTTTAGGAGCAGCAAATGTTACTTCTTCTAATACTTTAATAGAGTTTTCTCTCATTTTTTGAGAAAGAACAGATTTCTTAGCTAATCTTTTTAATGCTTTATTTAATTTGAATCTGTAATCTCTTGGCTTAGGACCGAATACTCTACCCCCACCTTTGAAAGTTGGAGATTTAATATCACCATATCTAGCCGAACCAGATCCTTTTTGTTTTTTAAGTTTTCTAGTAGAAGCAGTAATTTCGCTTCTTTCTTTAGACTTATGAGTTCCTTGTCTTTGAGCAGCAAGGTATTGTTTCACTTCTAAGTAAACCGCGTGCTGATTTGGCTCAATTCCGAAGATAGCTTCGTCTAGTTGAACTTTTCTTCCGGTTTCTTTTCCTGATGTATTTAATACTACTAGTTCCATTTCTTGATAATTACATAAGAATTTTTAGCTCCCGGAACAGCACCTTTTACTACTAAAAGATTTTGTTCTGTATCTACTTTTAACACTTGAAGGTTTTGAACAGTTACCTGTTTTCCTCCCATTCTACCAGCCATTCTAAGTCCTTTGAAAACTCTAGAAGGGTCAGAACCTGCACCGATTGAACCTGGAGCTCTTAATCTGTTGTGCTGACCGTGGGTAGCTTGCATTACACCACCAAAGTTATGTCTTTTAACAACCCCTTGGAAACCTTTACCTTTAGAAGTACCTGTTACGTCTACATATTCACCTTCGTTGAACATGTCTACGATTATTTGATCTCCTACTTTCACTTCGTGTTCGAATTCATTTCTGAATTCCACGATTTTCGCCTTTGGCGTAGAACCAGCCTTTTTGAAATGACCAGCTAACGCTTTAGATACGTTCTTCTCACTCTTGTCATCGAAACCTAGTTGCACCGCTTTGTAACCGTCAACTTCTTCGGTTCTGACCTGTAAAACCGCGCATGGACCAGCTTGAATAACTGTACAAGGGATATTCTTCCCTTCTTCGTTAAACAAAGATGTCATACCGATTTTTTTACCAATAATACCTGACATTATTAATATATTATACTTAAATTGTTTATTATAACTCCCTATTCTAGAGGAATTTAGTAATATCTACGTCTGAAATAGGCATACTTCTTCCCTAAAATGAGTGTGCAAATGTAAGAATATTTTTTGAACTGACAAACAGTAAGTTAAAATTATTTTCTATTTTAATCCATTCATGTTCAGTCACTCGTGAAATCATAAACTTATAATTATTCTATCATAAAGATTAATTAAAATATGATGTTTGTAATTAGGAAAAGGAAGTCCTTTTAATGCTTATTTTTTTGCTATAAATTTAAAATTGCTGTCAAATCGCATATTTTCGACACTTAATTTACTTTCATAACCGTTTTGAAAGCCGTATTTTTGCAAAATAAATTTAATCCTTTCTAAAAATGAATCATTCAGTATACGTAATCACCTCTTCTGCACAAAGCGGAAAATCTATTGTAAGTCTTGGATTAATGCAAATGCTGAAACGCACCACTCCTAATGTGGCGTTTTTTAAGCCTCTTATCGAAAATAAAAATGTAGTAGACAATCATATAGATACTATTTTATCTCACTTTAATGTTAACATGAATTATGAGGATGCTTACTCATATTCTAGAAGTGAGTTTACCGAACATCAAAATCAAGGAAAAATCAATGAGGTTTATGATACCATCATCGAGAAATATAAAAATTTAGAAAATGAATTTGATTTTGTATTGGTAGAAGGAAGTGATTTTACAGAAGAAGGTTCTGTTTTCGAAATAGATTTTAATGGTTCTATTGCCAAGAATTTAGGAATCCCCGTTTTATTAGTAGTAAAAGACAGTTTCGAAACCGTTCCTGAATTGGTAAACAATGTGATTGCAGAAGTCAATTCATTTTTAGAAAAAGACGTTAATATAATAGGAGTAATTGTTAATCGTTGCGAAAAAGAACAAAGCGAAGTACAAA
Proteins encoded:
- a CDS encoding DNA-directed RNA polymerase subunit alpha — translated: MAILQFIKPDKVILLNSTDFKGQFEFRPLEPGFGLTIGNALRRVLLSSLEGYAITSIKIEGVEHEFSTIPGVIEDVTEIILNLKQLRLKAKVENASAEQVSVKISGKEVITAGDFASSMNNFEVLNPDLVICNLTKEVSFEMNFNIDKGRGYVPSEQNKSNNAPIGTIAIDSIFTPIKKVQYSIENYRVEQKTDYEKLVLDIETDGSITPQNALTEASKILIYHFMLFSDERITLETEAVKASIQYDEETLHTRQLLKSKLADMDLSVRALNCLKAAEVETLGELVSYSKSDLMKFRNFGKKSLTELEELVHSKGLNFGFDVAKYKLDADK
- the rpsD gene encoding 30S ribosomal protein S4, with the translated sequence MARYIGPKTKIARKFGAAIYGDDKSFEKRKNQPPGQHGPNKRRGAKKSEYAVQLAEKQKAKYTYGILERQFANLFDKAHRSKGVTGEVLLQLCESRLDNVVYRFGFSKTRAGARQLVSHRHVTVNGEIVNIPSYLLKAGDVIAIREKSKSLEVIADSLASKSSYEWLQFNDEKKEGTFISAPERIQIPEDIKEQLIVELYSK
- the rpsK gene encoding 30S ribosomal protein S11, translated to MAKQTKVVKKRKVKVEAIGEAHIQASFNNIIISLTNKNGEVISWSSAGKMGFRGSKKNTPFAAQMAAENCSSVAYEAGLRRVKVFVKGPGAGRESAIRSIHNSGIEVSEIIDVTPMPHNGCRPPKRRRV
- the rpsM gene encoding 30S ribosomal protein S13, whose product is MARISGIDLPKNKRGVIGLTYIYGIGRSTASEILKNAGISEDKKVNEWNDDELAAIRNYITENIKVEGELRSEVQLNIKRLMDIGCQRGIRHRLGLPLRGQRTKNNSRTRKGKRKTVANKKKASK
- the ykgO gene encoding type B 50S ribosomal protein L36; the encoded protein is MKVRASIKKRSADCKIVRRKGRLYIINKKNPKFKQRQG
- the infA gene encoding translation initiation factor IF-1, with the translated sequence MAKQKHIEQDGVIVEALSNAMFRVELENGHVLIAHISGKMRMHYIKLLPGDKVKLELSPYDLSKGRITFRY
- the secY gene encoding preprotein translocase subunit SecY; this encodes MKGFIQTLKNIWSLQELRDKIIVTLSLILVYRFASYISLPAINMAEVGNLLDHFQKQGGGKQAAGLLGLLSSFTGGAFSHASIMALGIMPYISASIIVQLMGMAIPYLQKLQKDGESGRKTLNQITRWLTIGVCLVQAPFYLGTITQVFLPYEQFRSAYYIDPQSIAFYVPSVVILVAGSIFAMWLGEKITDKGIGNGISILIMVGILAGLPTAFLQEFTTQTGNGGLGSIMILIEVLFWLVVILLAIVLSVAVRKIPIQYVSRAHATGGANRNLLQGARQWIPLKVNASGVMPLIFAQALMFVPGLLTKFDDTNTFLAGFKNPFSWQYNVLLVILIIIFSYFYTAITIPVNQMADDLKRNGGLIPKVRPGQETANYLDDILSKITLPGAVFLSIFAILPALVHGGFVQTEGFSHFFGGTSLLIMVGVILDTVQQINTYLLNHHYDGLMQSKLSRTSNL
- the rplO gene encoding 50S ribosomal protein L15, whose product is MNLNNIQPASGATHNSKRVGRGQGSGKGGTSTKGHKGQKSRAGYSQKIGFEGGQMPLQRRLPKFGFNNINRKEYRAINLDTIQALVDAKNLSEVTKEVLVENGLSSKNELVKIMGRGELKSSVSISANKFTKSAEEAISKAGGKAITL
- the rpmD gene encoding 50S ribosomal protein L30, with the protein product MATIKIKQVRSAIKRPKVQKDTLVALGLKKLNQVVEHEATPSILGMVAAVRHLVEVQEN